A stretch of bacterium DNA encodes these proteins:
- a CDS encoding DUF2993 domain-containing protein has product MRHPADETRRRLGVLWSGLVAVLAAALAANLAAPSMAGAAIRVALGRSFGTGDITVTVKSWPAPALWWGDIGVLSVAARSLRVGQLDVAAFDAILTRVDVDPGLLYGRRVLAVRSIGSGIARVMVTADDLARLVRAQPAVKAVTVRLSPGTMILDGRVTVLGTDIPAVVAGHLVVRDAVHVDLVVDRVTVMGGLPVPPDVVTRLASSINPVLDVGRLPFDLRLTRVAIGNGVVLLQAETGRGPAGQAP; this is encoded by the coding sequence GTGCGACACCCCGCCGACGAGACGCGGCGCCGGCTTGGGGTGCTGTGGTCCGGCCTCGTCGCGGTGCTCGCCGCGGCCCTCGCCGCGAACCTCGCGGCCCCCTCGATGGCGGGCGCCGCGATCCGCGTGGCGCTCGGCCGGTCGTTCGGCACAGGCGACATCACGGTGACCGTCAAGTCATGGCCGGCGCCGGCGCTGTGGTGGGGGGATATCGGCGTGCTGTCCGTGGCCGCGCGATCGCTCCGCGTGGGGCAGTTGGACGTCGCCGCGTTCGATGCGATCCTGACCCGGGTCGACGTGGATCCGGGCCTCCTCTACGGCCGCCGGGTGCTCGCCGTGCGCTCGATCGGCTCCGGCATCGCCCGCGTCATGGTCACCGCGGATGATCTGGCGAGGCTCGTGCGCGCCCAGCCCGCCGTCAAGGCGGTCACGGTGCGGTTAAGTCCGGGGACGATGATCCTCGACGGGAGGGTCACGGTGTTGGGAACCGACATTCCGGCGGTGGTCGCCGGGCATCTGGTCGTGCGCGACGCCGTGCATGTCGATCTGGTCGTCGACCGCGTGACGGTGATGGGCGGTCTGCCGGTTCCGCCGGATGTCGTGACCCGGCTGGCGTCATCGATCAACCCCGTCCTCGACGTCGGCCGTCTGCCGTTCGATCTGCGGCTCACGAGGGT